ACCTCCCTTACCCTCGAGGTCATGTACTCTGATTGCAAGTAGGGTTGCTAACAAGAGGCTGCCCCCTCCGCTCCCGTGGCTCGCCTTCCGCGACGGCACCATTGTCGACCTCGCCGGCGCCCCCATCCTCCGTGAAGAAGGCGTCGACTTCGGCTACCTTGCCGTCGACAACTTGGCTTTCCTCGTGCACCACGACGGCGGCTGCTCTCTGATGAACCCGCTCTCTGGTCTGAGGCTCCCTCTCCCCAAGTTGGGCCCCGCCGTGAGCAGAGCAATCAGCGACTCTCCATTCTACACAGAATCATACATTCAGAGGGCGTATGTTAAGGCGGTACAGTCGTCGCCCCTTGATTCGACGACAGATCCCCTCATCGCTGTACTGATCTCGGATGGAAACAGCATTGCTGCCTCTGCTTGCAAGCAGGACAATGCTATCAGCATCACCATTTGTCCAGACCCTCCAAGGATCCATGACATAGCCTTCTTTCATGGGAAGCTGTACGCTCTCACTGGCACTGAAGGGCTTCATGCCATTGAGCTTGATGCTGACCACCTCAGCAAACTACAATCATCATCAGGCTTTCATCAGTGCATAGCCGATGACCCCAAGCAGCCTGAATACTTGGTCGTGCAATACCTAGCAGCATGCGATGGTAAGCTGTTGATGCTGAGGAGGTGGATGCGCATTCCACCAAATGCTAGTCTTGGAGACCATGACAGGACTGTGCGGACTGCGAATTGAGGTCTTCGAGGCAGTCCTTGCCACTCTTCCTAGCCAGTGGACCAAGGTGGAGACCCTGG
Above is a genomic segment from Miscanthus floridulus cultivar M001 chromosome 3, ASM1932011v1, whole genome shotgun sequence containing:
- the LOC136544510 gene encoding uncharacterized protein, with protein sequence MAAAGMPSSWEELPPDLLGQVLHRLPSLADRVRFCAVCWPWRTGAAAERLPPPLPWLAFRDGTIVDLAGAPILREEGVDFGYLAVDNLAFLVHHDGGCSLMNPLSGLRLPLPKLGPAVSRAISDSPFYTESYIQRAYVKAVQSSPLDSTTDPLIAVLISDGNSIAASACKQDNAISITICPDPPRIHDIAFFHGKLYALTGTEGLHAIELDADHLSKLQSSSGFHQCIADDPKQPEYLVVQYLAACDGKLLMLRRWMRIPPNASLGDHDRTVRTAN